One stretch of Paenibacillus sp. FSL R5-0341 DNA includes these proteins:
- a CDS encoding TIGR01777 family oxidoreductase, with amino-acid sequence MKKIVLAGGTGFVGQDFAQRFKKLGYEVLIISRQAGHIAWEDRAGIIEALEEAEMLINLTGKSVNCRYTDENRKVILESRTRTTRILGEAVLACNHPPELWINSSTATIYRHAEDRPMTEKEGEIGSGFSVDVAKAWEQAFFEFSLPSTRQIALRIAIVLGEGGVMVPMTNLVRFGLGGSQGAGTQQFSWIHIEDLFRMVIYLQEHPHLNGVFNASSPHPVTNRELMASLREQMGVRIGLPSPRWMLELGARFIQTETELVLKSRWVIPERLEREGFTFTYGTLDTALAEILNKKK; translated from the coding sequence GTGAAGAAGATTGTATTGGCTGGTGGAACGGGATTTGTCGGACAGGATTTTGCACAAAGGTTCAAGAAGCTGGGTTACGAGGTGCTGATCATCTCGCGTCAGGCCGGTCATATTGCCTGGGAGGATCGAGCAGGAATCATAGAGGCACTGGAAGAAGCAGAGATGCTGATTAATCTGACAGGTAAATCGGTGAACTGCCGTTATACGGATGAGAATCGCAAAGTCATTCTGGAATCCAGAACCCGTACTACGCGTATTCTTGGCGAAGCCGTGCTGGCTTGTAATCATCCTCCCGAGTTATGGATTAATTCGAGTACAGCAACCATATACAGACATGCCGAAGATCGTCCCATGACGGAAAAAGAGGGCGAGATTGGCTCTGGCTTCTCGGTTGACGTTGCCAAGGCGTGGGAACAGGCTTTCTTCGAATTCAGTCTGCCATCTACGCGTCAGATTGCATTGCGGATTGCGATTGTGCTGGGGGAGGGCGGCGTGATGGTGCCCATGACGAACCTGGTCCGTTTTGGCCTAGGAGGATCGCAAGGTGCAGGAACACAGCAGTTCAGCTGGATTCATATCGAGGATCTGTTCCGCATGGTGATCTATCTGCAGGAGCATCCACACCTGAATGGTGTGTTCAATGCCTCCTCACCGCATCCCGTTACGAATCGCGAGCTGATGGCAAGCCTGAGAGAGCAGATGGGTGTTCGGATCGGATTACCTTCCCCTCGCTGGATGCTTGAACTGGGCGCACGTTTTATTCAGACCGAAACAGAGCTTGTCCTCAAAAGCCGATGGGTGATTCCCGAGCGATTGGAGAGGGAAGGATTCACTTTCACATACGGTACGCTAGATACCGCTCTTGCCGAGATCTTGAATAAGAAGAAATGA
- a CDS encoding beta-ketoacyl-ACP synthase III, whose product MQLRRVRIAGTGKYLPEQEVTDEELDRRLGVPAGWVSKATGVGIRHYASGEETSSFMGARAAEASLADAGLQFSDIDCLVCTSGTKEQPLPSTAVFIQQAMGQEDSGVPAFDVDATCLSFLNGLDVISYMVDAGRYQRVLLVATEIASAGLNWSDKESAALFGDGAAAVIIERSPEGSSSQIVHASLQTYSRGARFSEIAGGGTRMHASNYKADQPEPYLFHMDGQAIFRMASRLLPGFIGDMLQATGNRMEDFQLVIPHQGSAMAMRLIRKKLGIAEDRFMDITRNHGNTIAASIPMGLHEAIRQQRIQRGDRVLMIGTAAGLSLGGLIFDY is encoded by the coding sequence ATGCAACTTAGAAGAGTAAGGATCGCGGGAACGGGGAAGTACCTGCCTGAACAGGAAGTTACCGATGAGGAACTGGACCGTCGCTTGGGCGTGCCTGCCGGCTGGGTTAGCAAAGCAACAGGCGTAGGTATACGCCACTATGCTTCGGGTGAAGAAACCTCTTCCTTCATGGGCGCGCGGGCTGCCGAAGCTTCACTAGCGGATGCAGGACTGCAATTCAGTGATATCGACTGCTTGGTGTGTACCAGTGGCACGAAGGAACAACCGTTACCAAGTACGGCGGTGTTTATCCAGCAGGCCATGGGGCAGGAAGATTCGGGCGTACCTGCCTTTGACGTGGATGCAACCTGCCTGAGTTTCCTGAACGGACTGGATGTGATCTCCTATATGGTAGATGCCGGACGTTACCAGCGAGTACTGCTCGTAGCCACTGAGATTGCCTCAGCCGGACTGAATTGGTCGGATAAAGAGAGTGCGGCCCTGTTCGGAGATGGAGCGGCCGCCGTCATTATTGAGCGTTCGCCTGAAGGATCATCGTCGCAGATCGTCCATGCTTCCCTTCAAACCTACAGCCGAGGTGCTCGCTTCTCGGAAATTGCAGGTGGAGGTACACGGATGCATGCTTCGAATTATAAAGCAGATCAGCCTGAACCGTACCTATTTCATATGGATGGACAGGCGATCTTCCGCATGGCTTCCAGACTTTTGCCTGGATTCATCGGCGATATGCTGCAAGCGACCGGGAATCGAATGGAGGATTTCCAATTGGTCATTCCTCATCAGGGAAGTGCCATGGCGATGAGATTGATCCGCAAGAAGCTAGGGATTGCTGAAGATCGATTCATGGACATCACACGAAATCACGGCAATACGATTGCGGCGTCCATCCCGATGGGTCTGCATGAAGCGATTAGACAGCAGCGCATTCAGCGCGGGGATCGCGTGCTGATGATTGGCACGGCTGCCGGATTATCATTGGGAGGACTCATTTTTGACTACTAG
- a CDS encoding ATP-grasp domain-containing protein, whose product MTTRSGETEHRASASLRVLLTGGRAPVTLDLARMLHRAGHRVYVAESAVRHLTRSSSAVEQCAAVPSPRHDTSAYLAELERLVQDWQIDLLIPMCEEVFYVAQGADRLRSYCRVLISSLEQLHELHHKYDFIQLARSLGLSVPDTRLINSRQEWMEAQSVLETMGDWVWKPVYSRFAAKVRMPTFMTDDTGARTDQQGNVSQKNHRHIRNDPPDEGELSSVSPWVAQVFIPGQMLCTYSIAHEGQLVAHSTYDSRYRTGSVGASIFFEQVEHEGALAWVRQFAQATGFSGQIGFDFIEGQNGRVYAIECNPRATSGIHLFHPGGDLVRALTEPETLIKERKMIMPAQGSKAMLMLPMLGSGVQQIFGKGKFFAWIAAWRGTRDVVYARQDLQPLMEQFGVVLAAWRLARSQKCSLTEALTHDIEWNGEQQ is encoded by the coding sequence TTGACTACTAGATCTGGGGAAACTGAACATCGTGCATCTGCTTCTCTCCGTGTGTTGCTTACAGGCGGAAGGGCCCCCGTAACGCTCGATCTGGCACGCATGCTTCATCGGGCAGGCCATCGGGTCTATGTTGCGGAGAGTGCCGTACGGCATCTGACCAGATCATCTAGTGCAGTGGAACAGTGTGCTGCGGTCCCATCGCCGCGTCATGACACAAGTGCGTATCTGGCGGAGCTGGAACGGTTGGTTCAGGATTGGCAAATTGACCTATTGATTCCGATGTGTGAAGAAGTCTTCTATGTGGCTCAAGGGGCAGACAGACTGCGTTCATACTGTCGTGTTTTGATCTCTTCATTGGAGCAGCTGCATGAGCTGCATCATAAATATGATTTTATCCAGCTCGCAAGATCACTCGGTCTTTCGGTTCCGGATACACGCCTGATCAACAGTCGGCAGGAATGGATGGAAGCTCAGTCTGTTCTGGAAACGATGGGGGATTGGGTATGGAAACCGGTGTATTCCCGTTTTGCCGCCAAAGTTCGCATGCCGACGTTTATGACAGATGACACGGGGGCAAGGACTGATCAGCAAGGAAATGTAAGCCAAAAGAATCATCGACATATCCGTAACGATCCTCCGGACGAAGGGGAATTATCCTCTGTTTCACCTTGGGTTGCACAGGTATTCATTCCTGGTCAGATGTTATGTACATACAGCATAGCGCATGAAGGGCAACTGGTTGCGCATTCCACTTACGACAGCCGCTATCGTACAGGTAGCGTGGGAGCGAGTATTTTTTTTGAACAGGTGGAACATGAAGGTGCCCTTGCGTGGGTGAGACAATTTGCCCAGGCAACGGGGTTTAGCGGACAGATTGGGTTTGATTTTATAGAAGGTCAGAATGGTCGAGTGTACGCAATTGAGTGTAATCCGAGGGCAACGAGTGGGATTCATCTGTTTCACCCCGGAGGTGACTTGGTACGTGCACTGACTGAACCTGAGACATTGATCAAAGAAAGAAAAATGATCATGCCGGCACAGGGCAGCAAAGCCATGCTCATGCTTCCCATGCTGGGAAGCGGGGTTCAGCAGATCTTCGGCAAAGGAAAGTTCTTTGCATGGATAGCAGCGTGGCGTGGCACCAGGGATGTGGTCTATGCACGACAGGATCTTCAACCTTTAATGGAACAATTCGGAGTGGTGCTGGCCGCATGGCGTCTGGCAAGATCGCAGAAGTGCTCGCTGACTGAAGCTTTGACTCACGACATAGAATGGAACGGTGAACAACAATGA
- a CDS encoding NAD-dependent epimerase/dehydratase family protein produces MNRALVTGATGCLGRHLAIRLAKEGWEVTGMGRQPKVGAELELAGIRFQSGDIRDEAAVNEACMGQDVVFHCAALSSPWGRYRDFYSSNVEGTQNLVDGGIRGNVQRFIHVSTPSIYFNYNPRYDVHENDPLPAKPANHYAATKLLAEQVVMKGHAKGLPSIMIRPRAIFGPYDQTLFPRIVAANAKSGVPMIGGGQALIDLTCVDNVVDALLLCRDASSEALGRAYNISNGDPRAFSELVSSLFGMLGMPLRRRDIPYRTAYGAAALLERVHGFIPALGEPPLTRYTVGSLSIPQTLDITDARERLGYIPRVSIEEGLQQFADWWRAESC; encoded by the coding sequence ATGAACAGAGCATTGGTTACAGGAGCTACGGGATGTCTGGGTAGGCACCTCGCGATCCGACTTGCAAAAGAGGGATGGGAAGTCACCGGTATGGGCCGACAGCCTAAGGTTGGTGCAGAACTTGAGTTGGCAGGAATCCGATTCCAGAGTGGAGATATACGGGATGAGGCAGCAGTAAACGAAGCGTGTATGGGACAGGATGTGGTGTTTCACTGCGCAGCTCTATCCTCCCCATGGGGCCGATATCGTGATTTTTATAGCAGTAATGTAGAAGGGACACAAAATCTCGTAGATGGCGGTATACGTGGTAATGTACAGCGATTCATACACGTCTCGACGCCGAGTATATATTTTAACTACAACCCGCGATATGACGTACATGAGAATGATCCGCTGCCAGCCAAACCAGCCAATCATTATGCAGCCACAAAGCTTCTCGCTGAGCAGGTTGTGATGAAGGGGCATGCGAAGGGACTTCCGTCGATCATGATTCGACCGCGAGCGATCTTTGGCCCGTATGATCAGACGTTATTTCCCAGAATTGTAGCAGCAAATGCGAAATCGGGCGTGCCCATGATCGGTGGTGGACAGGCATTAATCGATCTGACATGTGTGGATAATGTGGTGGATGCCCTATTATTGTGCCGCGATGCCTCTAGCGAAGCACTCGGCCGAGCTTACAATATCTCCAACGGCGATCCGAGGGCGTTCAGTGAGTTGGTAAGCAGCTTGTTTGGCATGCTGGGTATGCCATTGCGTCGTCGAGACATTCCGTATAGGACGGCATATGGAGCGGCAGCATTGCTGGAGCGAGTTCATGGCTTTATTCCTGCGCTGGGTGAACCTCCGTTGACACGGTACACAGTCGGCTCCTTATCTATTCCACAGACATTGGATATTACAGATGCACGGGAGCGATTGGGGTACATCCCTCGGGTATCTATCGAAGAGGGTTTGCAGCAATTTGCAGACTGGTGGAGGGCTGAATCATGCTGA
- a CDS encoding MBL fold metallo-hydrolase, translating into MLTTTPVKLYLGAAGYCTHPEFLTLRGGRLSPVPFPAGFACIIHPVHGPMLLDTGYSSRFFEETAHLPNALYRHITPVVYREEDSAVHFLAGLGLKASDIRYIILSHFHGDHIAGVRDFPEAQFIYLPRAYDAVRSLGPIAAVKAGFLAGLLPEGFTARSLPVTCQPERLTRIGEGFPFDEVYDIFGDGSVLGVDVSGHAEGMMGLLLRTEEHDYFLCADAVWSSRAFREQRRPHALAGIIMSNRQEYHRNFDRLVQLHQQFPHIRIVPSHCRDVLDAWGTGGQKR; encoded by the coding sequence ATGCTGACAACAACTCCGGTGAAACTATATTTGGGTGCGGCGGGTTACTGTACACATCCAGAGTTTCTGACGCTGCGCGGTGGTCGGTTGAGCCCGGTGCCTTTCCCGGCAGGATTTGCCTGCATCATTCATCCCGTACATGGACCGATGCTGCTGGATACGGGTTATAGCTCCCGCTTTTTTGAGGAAACGGCTCATCTGCCCAATGCACTGTATCGGCATATTACACCTGTGGTTTATCGTGAAGAGGATAGTGCCGTTCATTTTCTGGCTGGGCTTGGACTGAAAGCTTCCGATATTCGGTATATCATCCTCTCGCATTTTCACGGCGATCACATCGCGGGTGTACGAGATTTCCCGGAGGCTCAATTCATCTATCTGCCCAGAGCTTATGATGCTGTACGCTCACTCGGTCCGATTGCGGCTGTAAAGGCAGGCTTTCTTGCCGGGCTGTTGCCCGAGGGTTTTACGGCCAGATCATTGCCTGTTACGTGTCAGCCTGAGCGGTTGACGAGAATAGGGGAAGGATTCCCTTTTGATGAGGTCTACGATATCTTTGGCGATGGCAGTGTGCTGGGGGTGGATGTATCCGGGCATGCGGAAGGTATGATGGGGCTCCTGCTGCGTACGGAAGAACACGACTATTTCCTGTGCGCGGACGCGGTGTGGTCGAGTCGGGCTTTTCGTGAACAGCGCAGACCTCATGCGCTCGCGGGTATTATTATGTCGAATCGACAGGAATACCATCGTAACTTTGACCGATTGGTTCAGCTGCATCAGCAGTTTCCTCACATTCGGATTGTGCCGAGTCATTGTCGAGATGTACTAGACGCTTGGGGTACAGGAGGGCAGAAACGATGA
- a CDS encoding F390 synthetase-related protein gives MSNTLRIVFHYALARGLRAWKTREQLERWQERRVIRHVHQIRVRSPFYRKWWGSLNASDWRRFPLIDKSIMMEHFDTLNTVGITKDEALALAGESEETRDFKPSIQGVTVGMSSGTSGNRGIFLVSDREQDAWTGTVLAKLLPGGLWKPAKIAFFLRANSNLYESVQRGKLQFQYFDLLERVETLVNRLENYQPTVWVAPPSMLRLLADAYVAGNLTTVPDKIISVAEVLDPLDRKVLEQVFGQTVHQVYQCTEGFLGATCRYGTLHLNEDIVHIEKEFIDLATRRFVPIITDFSRTSQPIIRYRLNDILTEAALPCACGSPCTAIERIEGRCDDTLYFSNIHTGEAVPVFPDFVTRAVIAASPDIEHYRVVQQGNGTMEVSLRLAGSGVMAQVETNVRSELMKLGERLECTLPEVRFVPYTFEPGVTKLRRVERRHNGVAD, from the coding sequence ATGAGCAATACCCTCCGTATTGTGTTTCATTATGCGCTTGCACGTGGGCTGCGAGCATGGAAAACGCGAGAACAACTGGAGCGCTGGCAAGAGCGGCGGGTTATTCGGCATGTTCATCAGATCCGTGTCCGATCTCCATTTTACCGGAAGTGGTGGGGTAGCTTGAACGCATCCGACTGGAGAAGATTTCCGTTGATTGATAAATCGATTATGATGGAGCACTTCGATACACTGAACACGGTGGGCATCACCAAGGACGAAGCGCTGGCTCTTGCAGGTGAAAGTGAAGAAACGCGTGACTTCAAACCTTCCATTCAAGGCGTGACGGTTGGAATGTCTTCGGGTACGTCAGGGAACCGGGGGATATTTCTGGTGAGTGATCGGGAACAGGATGCGTGGACGGGCACGGTGCTGGCCAAGTTGCTGCCTGGTGGACTGTGGAAACCTGCAAAGATTGCGTTTTTCCTGCGGGCCAACAGTAATCTGTATGAATCCGTGCAGCGTGGCAAATTGCAGTTTCAGTACTTTGATCTGCTGGAGCGTGTGGAGACCTTGGTGAATCGGCTGGAAAACTACCAACCTACCGTGTGGGTGGCTCCTCCATCTATGCTGCGTCTGTTGGCGGACGCCTATGTGGCAGGCAATTTGACCACTGTACCGGATAAAATCATCTCGGTTGCCGAGGTTCTGGACCCCCTGGATCGCAAGGTGCTGGAGCAGGTCTTCGGACAGACCGTTCATCAAGTCTATCAGTGTACGGAAGGATTTCTGGGTGCGACCTGTCGTTATGGCACACTGCATTTGAATGAAGACATCGTGCATATTGAAAAAGAGTTCATTGATCTTGCCACCCGGCGGTTTGTACCCATTATTACGGACTTCTCCAGAACATCACAGCCGATTATCCGGTATCGGCTGAATGATATTCTGACTGAGGCGGCGCTACCATGTGCCTGCGGTTCCCCGTGTACCGCCATTGAGCGGATTGAAGGCCGCTGTGATGACACGCTTTATTTTTCAAACATACATACGGGTGAGGCGGTACCGGTCTTTCCGGATTTCGTGACCCGTGCAGTCATTGCGGCTTCGCCGGATATTGAACATTATCGTGTGGTGCAGCAAGGGAACGGGACAATGGAAGTATCTCTTCGGCTTGCCGGGAGCGGAGTGATGGCTCAGGTTGAGACCAATGTACGGAGTGAACTGATGAAGCTGGGAGAACGGCTTGAATGCACTCTGCCTGAGGTCAGATTCGTTCCGTATACGTTCGAACCGGGAGTCACGAAGCTGCGCAGGGTGGAGCGACGGCATAACGGAGTGGCGGATTAG
- a CDS encoding SDR family oxidoreductase, whose translation MTVEEHLTEAGQGRINTGSDAAKKTKEGANAPVALITGTSSGFGMLTAITLAMQGYVVVATMRDLSRREELVKLAEQAGISERLQYVQLDVTDAESVQKAVRSVLLNNGRIDMLVNNAGFAVGGFIEEVSMEDWRRQMETNLFGLIAVTRAVLPVMREQKQGLIINLSSVSGLSGFPGYAPYAASKFAVEGFTESLRHEMSSFGVRVVLVEPGSYRTPIWNKGLEEIHRNEHSPYKHKLDAVLRYSKHASETAPDPQEVADLIGRIARMRAPRLRYALGKGSRVLIIGKSVLPWKWLERIIAHGLK comes from the coding sequence GTGACAGTAGAGGAACACTTAACAGAAGCCGGACAGGGACGGATTAACACAGGTTCTGATGCAGCGAAAAAGACGAAGGAGGGAGCTAACGCTCCTGTGGCCTTAATTACAGGTACATCCAGTGGTTTCGGTATGCTTACCGCAATCACCCTTGCCATGCAGGGATATGTTGTGGTTGCTACAATGCGTGACCTGAGTCGAAGAGAAGAATTGGTGAAGCTGGCTGAACAGGCGGGGATATCCGAACGTTTGCAATATGTGCAACTGGATGTGACGGATGCTGAATCGGTGCAGAAAGCTGTGAGGTCCGTACTTCTTAATAATGGCCGAATCGATATGCTGGTGAACAATGCAGGATTTGCGGTGGGCGGGTTCATTGAGGAAGTATCGATGGAGGATTGGCGGCGACAGATGGAAACGAATCTATTTGGATTAATCGCCGTGACACGTGCGGTCCTGCCTGTGATGCGTGAACAGAAGCAGGGACTGATTATTAACTTGTCCAGCGTCAGTGGGTTGTCCGGTTTTCCAGGGTATGCGCCCTATGCTGCCTCTAAATTCGCTGTGGAAGGGTTTACGGAAAGTTTGCGCCATGAGATGTCTTCGTTTGGCGTTCGGGTGGTATTAGTAGAGCCTGGCTCTTATCGCACGCCGATCTGGAATAAGGGTCTGGAGGAAATTCACCGTAACGAACATTCTCCATACAAGCATAAGCTGGATGCGGTTCTTCGTTATTCCAAACATGCGAGTGAAACTGCACCTGACCCACAGGAAGTGGCAGATCTGATTGGCCGAATTGCGCGGATGCGTGCACCAAGGCTTCGATATGCGCTGGGAAAAGGTTCGCGTGTGCTGATCATAGGCAAATCGGTACTACCCTGGAAGTGGCTGGAGCGGATCATCGCCCATGGCTTGAAGTAA
- a CDS encoding DJ-1/PfpI family protein, with the protein MKIAFVLFDGLTFLDFAGFYDVINRLNFFEPTKGTTWETCAITDQVTDESGLTLKVDRVKPDLSEYDLVFIPGGMGTRKLRYDEAFVGWLKQAESVPLKVSVCTGSLLLGAAGFLSGKKATTHPRAYDLLEPYVAEVIQKRIVKDGNVITAGGVATSIDLGIYVVGLLAGQEAAANVKLQIDYPYEMQGVVEE; encoded by the coding sequence ATGAAAATTGCATTCGTTTTGTTTGATGGACTGACTTTTCTTGATTTTGCCGGATTTTATGATGTGATCAATCGGTTGAATTTCTTTGAACCAACCAAAGGAACGACGTGGGAAACCTGTGCCATAACAGATCAGGTCACGGATGAGTCTGGTTTAACGTTGAAGGTGGATCGAGTGAAGCCTGACCTATCGGAATATGATCTCGTGTTTATCCCCGGGGGCATGGGAACGCGCAAGCTTCGATATGACGAGGCCTTCGTAGGTTGGCTAAAACAGGCTGAGTCTGTGCCTTTGAAGGTTTCGGTGTGCACAGGCTCTCTGCTGCTGGGTGCGGCTGGTTTTTTATCCGGTAAAAAAGCAACAACACATCCCCGTGCATATGATTTGCTTGAGCCGTATGTCGCCGAGGTAATTCAGAAGCGGATTGTAAAAGATGGAAATGTAATTACAGCCGGTGGAGTAGCCACGTCCATTGATCTGGGGATTTATGTTGTTGGTTTGCTCGCAGGGCAGGAAGCGGCGGCGAATGTGAAACTTCAGATCGATTATCCTTATGAGATGCAGGGAGTGGTAGAAGAATGA
- a CDS encoding GNAT family N-acetyltransferase → MNEDRKQETYIIRNIQRDEADIYWPLRLEALKTHPEAFGASFELSIQIPMNEVQERIHNEPDDYILGAYTAEGTLAGMMGFKREYGLKLRHKGMIWGVYVAPSYRGSGLASRLLREVLDRGRHLEGIKQINLSVVTTNESARRLYERYGFEVYGIERNALEVHGQGYDEAHMNYFYAERSTLDDDISTGGVR, encoded by the coding sequence ATGAACGAAGATCGAAAGCAAGAGACCTATATCATTCGCAATATTCAGCGAGATGAAGCAGACATCTACTGGCCTTTGCGACTGGAAGCACTGAAAACACATCCTGAAGCCTTCGGGGCTTCGTTCGAGTTGTCCATTCAGATCCCCATGAATGAAGTGCAAGAGCGCATACATAATGAGCCCGATGATTATATTCTCGGGGCATACACAGCAGAAGGAACTCTCGCGGGAATGATGGGGTTCAAAAGGGAGTATGGCCTAAAACTCAGGCACAAAGGCATGATCTGGGGCGTCTATGTTGCTCCGTCATATCGTGGAAGTGGCTTAGCTTCGCGCTTGCTCCGCGAGGTGCTGGATCGCGGAAGACATCTGGAGGGCATCAAGCAGATTAATCTGAGTGTTGTTACAACGAATGAATCAGCCCGACGTTTATACGAGCGATATGGATTTGAAGTTTATGGCATCGAACGTAACGCATTGGAAGTCCATGGCCAAGGATATGATGAGGCGCATATGAATTACTTTTATGCGGAGCGTTCAACATTGGATGATGATATCAGCACAGGAGGAGTCCGATGA
- a CDS encoding serine/threonine-protein kinase, with protein MTDHVEHEIDGVSFVLKESHSFEWLRPLGMVFRVFDQQDSGNLSFGIVQKDGKRLFVKYAGAHTIHANHTGSPPEAIRHLKSSVSVYEDLAHDTLIRLTDHFATDEGYACVFDWVDGECLHSQWYFPPPAKYEDPRSPYYRFRQLPVKTRILAMEQILNFHIEVERRGYVAVDLYDGSLIYDFDRNFMKICDIDLYRKGSFTNTMGRMWGSSRFMSPEEFELGAPIDAVTNVFNMGATAFGLLGGEKDHSYARWDAGEALYQVVMRAVSADRSERYATIAELSEAWKEAMMQGHE; from the coding sequence ATGACAGATCATGTTGAACATGAAATCGATGGTGTTTCCTTTGTCTTGAAAGAGTCTCATTCTTTCGAATGGTTACGGCCCTTGGGTATGGTCTTTCGCGTATTTGATCAGCAGGATTCAGGGAATCTCTCCTTCGGTATTGTGCAAAAGGATGGAAAGCGATTGTTCGTTAAATATGCGGGAGCACATACAATTCATGCAAATCATACGGGAAGTCCCCCGGAAGCCATTCGTCATCTGAAATCATCTGTTTCCGTCTACGAAGATTTGGCGCATGACACGTTGATTCGACTAACGGATCATTTTGCAACGGATGAGGGTTATGCCTGTGTCTTCGATTGGGTGGATGGGGAATGTTTGCATTCCCAGTGGTATTTCCCGCCTCCTGCCAAGTATGAAGATCCGCGTTCGCCCTACTATCGGTTCAGACAGCTTCCAGTGAAAACACGTATTCTGGCAATGGAGCAGATTCTGAATTTTCATATCGAGGTGGAACGGAGAGGTTATGTGGCTGTTGACTTGTATGATGGCAGTCTAATCTATGATTTTGACAGAAACTTCATGAAAATTTGTGATATCGATCTATATCGGAAGGGCTCTTTTACCAATACCATGGGGCGTATGTGGGGATCTTCCCGCTTTATGTCTCCCGAAGAGTTTGAACTAGGCGCACCCATAGATGCGGTTACCAATGTATTCAACATGGGGGCAACGGCGTTCGGGTTGCTTGGCGGGGAGAAAGATCATTCCTATGCCAGATGGGATGCCGGAGAAGCATTGTATCAGGTTGTGATGCGTGCGGTGAGTGCCGATCGGTCCGAGCGGTATGCAACGATTGCAGAACTCAGTGAGGCATGGAAAGAAGCTATGATGCAAGGTCATGAGTGA
- a CDS encoding GNAT family N-acetyltransferase yields the protein MIPKSNLSPMELLKIQASTLYTFNEHQRLLSINEPGGGQAPAIFIGVTSAGSLTYYHEQLPPNLVAELGIVSQLPLDIPKIIQMVETFELVNRVWMGPAYAFPETSDEWDLKVQLIGQEQRYLLAEHFPELKDHLHEKKPVAAYVINGSAVAVCFSARVSIHGAEASLYTAPGHRGHGYAAETVKCWQYYVKERGRMPIYSTSWDNLASQHVARKLGLIQFGVDFSITTQNSREGCDVQ from the coding sequence ATGATTCCAAAATCTAACCTGTCGCCTATGGAATTGTTGAAAATACAGGCGAGTACCTTATATACGTTCAACGAGCACCAGCGTCTTCTAAGTATTAACGAACCGGGTGGTGGGCAGGCTCCAGCCATTTTTATCGGTGTGACTTCTGCGGGTTCACTAACCTATTATCATGAGCAGTTACCCCCGAATCTAGTGGCTGAGTTGGGCATCGTTAGCCAGCTTCCATTGGATATTCCGAAAATAATTCAAATGGTGGAAACCTTTGAGTTAGTCAACCGTGTGTGGATGGGACCAGCCTATGCTTTTCCTGAAACATCAGATGAGTGGGATCTGAAGGTTCAGTTGATTGGTCAGGAGCAGCGTTATTTGCTGGCGGAGCATTTTCCGGAATTAAAGGATCACTTGCATGAAAAAAAACCTGTTGCCGCTTATGTTATTAACGGTTCTGCTGTGGCAGTGTGCTTCTCTGCAAGGGTCTCCATTCATGGTGCAGAGGCGAGCCTCTATACGGCCCCTGGTCATAGAGGACATGGATATGCAGCAGAGACGGTAAAGTGCTGGCAGTATTATGTTAAGGAGCGTGGACGCATGCCGATCTACAGTACATCCTGGGATAATCTTGCTTCACAGCATGTTGCCCGCAAACTGGGACTAATTCAGTTTGGTGTGGATTTCAGCATCACCACTCAGAATTCGAGGGAGGGCTGTGACGTCCAATGA
- a CDS encoding GNAT family N-acetyltransferase, with amino-acid sequence MIRTFVQKDLQYVIEAHIRIYRKEYNYDDSFAEFITNAVNSFGLTGNHSREMLWIVELNHSASGSIALTQVNDNTAQLRWFLIEPEARGAGWGGQLIEQAVLFAKEKGYTSVILWTNESLIGARRLYQSVGFEVKEVRKQMLSGQELTEEQWELVL; translated from the coding sequence ATGATCCGCACTTTTGTACAAAAGGATCTGCAATATGTCATTGAAGCGCATATCCGTATTTATCGAAAAGAGTATAATTATGATGATAGCTTTGCTGAATTTATCACAAATGCGGTGAATTCGTTTGGACTTACGGGCAATCACTCAAGGGAGATGTTGTGGATCGTTGAGCTGAATCATTCAGCTTCAGGCTCCATAGCTCTTACTCAGGTGAATGATAATACGGCTCAACTACGCTGGTTCCTGATCGAACCGGAAGCGCGTGGTGCAGGATGGGGCGGTCAGCTTATTGAACAGGCCGTTCTTTTTGCAAAAGAAAAGGGCTACACATCCGTGATCCTGTGGACCAATGAGTCTTTGATCGGCGCGCGTAGATTATATCAATCTGTGGGCTTTGAAGTGAAGGAAGTCCGCAAGCAGATGCTGTCAGGCCAAGAGCTTACCGAAGAACAATGGGAACTTGTTCTGTAG